The following coding sequences are from one Rutidosis leptorrhynchoides isolate AG116_Rl617_1_P2 chromosome 11, CSIRO_AGI_Rlap_v1, whole genome shotgun sequence window:
- the LOC139875057 gene encoding disease resistance protein RPP2B-like: MVVIDPRETDFIEEVVTNIHRRIGGSRMTTLPYLFGMKDSIEFVTSWLKDGASHNGDILTISGMGGFGKSSLARYVYGLHSHLFERSSLIIGISKKCAERVSGLLDLHKQLCSDISKIGPIRVHDELEYTVQIEKLCLLLGKRGFHLGSKIIITTKDASLTKKYASSINPTVQPEHKHCLLKGLNQKASLKLLCHHAFMSKGPNEGYEQVSKKLMEYCEGHPLALKVLGESLHNNTVAEWEDRIQVLKEETDSRINNVLRTSFDSIPSNNDKELFKHISCFFVGQDRGFAGTILNACDIHTLSGFRNLIDRCLLETGRNDTLRMHSLIQEMGRDVVRQESIKKPWKRSLLWCHEESLQVLKQRKGTGNIKGLSLNMKMLKKEKLRRSFQLHTDALSEMDNLKILHLDYMQINGFYENFPEELRWLRMHGFLSKVIPFELPVENLVALDLSYSNIESFGMCCSNPQPLDHRQKQLFGSLKILDLRFCEHLQRLSSFLELPALERLILRNCISLIEICESLEHCVELVLIDLSYCNKLEKFPRAIHKLKKLETLFVDGFNTCEHQIKVRDTDSQPSSSAIVEAIPRKINFFEISFLSSLVRLSLAHNNLSNESFPENFSFLSKLEYLCLDGNPIVSMPNFVRSLIRLETLGMEDCQMLTSIEHPPSTLQRLFLTQSDSNGLLRRIVFDPEMSPPFLRTSYGILGTSSAVLVEGIVKKEPMADVDENLLNTLGWTDLDHIKRRHFQLLRRNWKAQTQMYYEFGIFSIFYDGSKDMPNWISNRSQGKSISFSIPSSSKNLRGLNICCVQNNLVSAIDRNLEESIYDFSLPLISVRNITQNHTWIYIHCTDTIVSVDEKYLTFLSHWMFGLNEMVGGDQITITIEHRLSYPGNRTVECGVSFVYDADESNEKEEEEDVLGYYKSWNHIIGGDLSSFQTTTGEYILNTHNFKRFDRNIQQWVSDRFPSIRHFKGKTSSFLNKYKLLFSDHPQVNAS, encoded by the exons ATGGTAGTTATTGATCC GCGAGAGACAGATTTTATCGAAGAAGTTGTTACAAATATACACCGTAGAATCGGCGGATCCAGGATGACTACTCTACCGTACCTTTTCGGGATGAAAGATTCCATCGAATTCGTCACATCATGGCTAAAAGATGGAGCCTCACATAATGGTGACATTCTCACAATTTCGGGTATGGGCGGGTTCGGGAAGTCATCTTTGGCGAGATATGTATATGGTTTGCATTCTCATTTATTCGAAAGAAGCAGCTTAATCATTGGTATCAGTAAGAAATGTGCTGAACGAGTTAGTGGATTGCTTGATCTACATAAACAACTTTGCAGTGACATTTCAAAAATAGGTCCGATTCGAGTTCATGATGAATTGGAGTATACTGTTCAAATTGAGAAG TTGTGTTTGTTGCTTGGAAAGCGAGGTTTTCATTTAGGAAGCAAAATTATAATAACAACCAAAGATGCGTCTTTAACAAAGAAATATGCATCATCAATTAACCCTACGGTTCAACCGGAGCATAAACACTGCTTACTTAAAGGTTTAAATCAAAAAGCCTCATTAAAGCTTTTATGCCATCATGCATTTATGAGTAAAGGTCCGAATGAAGGTTATGAACAAGTGTCGAAAAAGCTTATGGAATATTGTGAAGGACACCCATTAGCTCTTAAAGTATTGGGCGAGTCTCTACATAATAACACTGTGGCTGAATGGGAGGATCGCATACAAGTGTTGAAGGAAGAGACTGATTCTCGAATTAACAATGTCTTGCGAACTAGCTTTGATTCTATACCCTCTAACAATGATAAGGAATTGTTTAAGCATATCTCTTGTTTTTTTGTTGGTCAAGATAGAGGTTTTGCCGGAACTATTCTAAATGCATGTGACATACACACACTAAGTGGGTTTAGAAATCTCATTGATCGATGCCTACTCGAGACGGGAAGAAATGATACATTGAGGATGCATTCCCTGATTCAAGAGATGGGTAGGGATGTAGTACGTCAAGAATCAATTAAGAAGCCATGGAAGCGTAGTTTGTTATGGTGTCATGAGGAGTCATTACAAGTGTTGAAACAAAGAAAG GGTACAGGAAATATAAAAGGCCTCAGTCTTAACATGAAAATGCTTAAAAAAGAGAAGTTACGTCGATCGTTTCAACTTCATACTGATGCATTGAGTGAAATGGATAATCTAAAGATACTACATCTTGATTATATGCAAATCAATGGCTTTTATGAGAATTTCCCAGAAGAATTAAGATGGCTGCGTATGCATGGGTTCCTTTCCAAGGTTATACCTTTTGAATTACCAGTGGAGAACCTTGTTGCTCTTGACTTATCATATAGCAATATTGAATCATTTGGTATGTGTTGTAGTAACCCACAACCACTTGACCATAGGCAAAAG CAATTGTTTGGATCATTGAAGATTCTTGATCTGAGGTTTTGTGAACACCTTCAAAGACTGAGTAGCTTTCTTGAACTCCCTGCACTTGAGAGGTTAATTCTTAGAAATTGCATAAGTTTGATTGAGATTTGTGAATCACTTGAGCACTGTGTTGAGTTAGTCCTCATAGATCTGAGTTACTGCAACAAGCTTGAGAAATTTCCAAGAGCCATACATAAGTTGAAAAAGCTTGAAACACTATTCGTGGATGGTTTCAATACCTGTGAGCATCAAATCAAGGTGAGGGATACAGATTCACAACCATCTTCCTCTGCCATCGTGGAGGCTATACCTAGAAAAATTAATTTCTTTGAAATTTCTTTCCTGAGCTCATTAGTAAGGTTGTCACTTGCACATAATAATTTGTCAAACGAATCCTTCCCCGAGAACTTCAGTTTTCTATCCAAGTTAGAATATTTATGTTTGGATGGAAATCCGATTGTTTCCATGCCAAACTTTGTAAGAAGCCTCATTAGGCTTGAGACACTTGGTATGGAAGACTGCCAAATGCTAACGTCAATCGAACATCCTCCATCTACACTGCAAAGGTTGTTTCTCACTCAATCTGATTCAAACGGTTTGCTGCGGAGAATTGTTTTTGATCCAGAAATGTCCCCACCTTTCTTACGTACATCTTATGGAATATTAGGTACTTCATCTGCCGTTTTAGTTGAAGGCATAGTCAAAAAAGAACCTATGGCAGATGTTGACGAAAATTTATTAAATACTTTGGGCTGGACTGATTTAGATCATATTAAAAGAAGGCACTTCCAATTGTTGAGAAGAAATTGGAAAGCACAAACCCAG ATGTATTATGAATTTGGGATATTCAGCATATTTTACGATGGGAGCAAAGATATGCCAAACTGGATTAGTAATAGAAGCCAAGGGAAATCAATATCATTTAGCATCCCATCATCTTCTAAAAACCTAAGAGGATTAAACATCTGTTGTGTGCAGAATAATTTAGTTAGTGCTATTGATAGAAACTTGGAAGAATCAATATATGATTTCTCTTTGCCATTGATAAGTGTTAGAAATATAACACAGAACCACACCTGGATATATATTCATTGTACTGATACGATTGTCTCGGTAGATGAAAAGTATTTAACATTCTTAAGCCATTGGATGTTTGGATTAAATGAGATGGTAGGCGGTGACCAGATTACTATTACTATAGAACACAGATTATCATATCCTGGTAATAGGACAGTGGAGTGTGGGGTTAGCTTTGTGTATGATGCTGATGAAAGcaatgagaaagaagaagaagaagatgtgtTGGGCTATTACAAGTCATGGAATCACATAATTGGTGGTGATC